One window of the Colias croceus chromosome 5, ilColCroc2.1 genome contains the following:
- the LOC123691807 gene encoding teneurin-m isoform X4: protein MNGLDRCFFDQRESQLNGDDCGYSYISLGRLHPYGSGSGSSSGSGRRARRGLSESPTPTTPTSASDNASDATLTDSELPLARDSTLLVQNGMLRSTYDRPDHERCLLEGSRPPPDVPPRNPTMSRLNGRITGNPADLGDFEPSCLVRTPSGNFYVPSGELNTWDIQKNPSMDYKSNSSCSSPGKQEKGTLERMDRSDRHPAFGAPVPVLPVRNNLRATHFPPAASRFHFRKGLSSRCSWKCTAIVFIVLFVLLLSIASYMSASYFTDNWSYENAKPCSVIVGDVDKFQASKATTLESSNKSLPRPHQSSTSSATGARTFPAQSFPPDGTTFKQITLGEKLSKEIPPYSYWNMQFYQSEASYVKFDYMIPRGASIGVYARRNALPTHTQYHFLEVLSGFKARTTRASHPSIKKEVTHYMEQGHWFLSLYNDDGDPQEISFIAIIADDMTHNCPNGCSGKGECLMGHCQCQPGFGGDDCSESVCPVLCSQRGEYINGECQCNPGWKGKECSLRHDECEVPDCNGHGHCVNGKCSCVRGYKGKFCAEVDCPHPTCSGHGFCIDGACVCKKGWKGGDCATMDTDALQCLPDCSGHGAFDVETQTCTCHARWSGEDCSKEVCDLDCGPHGRCVGEACVCDPGWSGEYCTSKLCDPRCSDHGQCKNGTCLCVSGWNGRHCTLEGCPRGCAGHGQCRVANDGHWECKCFDGWDGPDCTTLKEQICDDSKDNDKDGLVDCEDPECCQTAACKTSQLCVSSPKPTDILLRKQPPAITASFFERMKFLIDEGSLQNYAKQETFNESMFWNHFNTSRSAVIRGRVVTSLGSGLVGVRVSTSTPLEGFTLTREDGWFDLLVNGGGAVTLHFGRAPFKRSTQVVFVPWNEVVIIDEVVMTTSDEKSGTGPPAACLAHDYDLMKPVVLATWKHGFQGACPDKSAILAESQVVQESLQIPGTGLNLVYHSSRAAGYLSTIQLQLTPEKVPPTLALIHLRITIEGILFEKTFEADPVIKFTYPWNRLNVYRQRVYGVTTALVKVGYQYTDCKDIIWNVQTTKLSGHDMSISDVGGWNLDIHHRYNFHEGILQKGDGTNIYLKHKPRLLITALGDGRQRALSCGACPARLLAPGALAAAPDGSLFVGDFNLVRKLAPDGSVHTVVKLNATRVSYRYHMALSPLDGTLYISDPESHQIIKVRNTDDYSDPERNWETVVGSGERCLPGDEAHCGDGALARDAKLAYPKGVAVSIDNVLFFADGTNIRMVDRDGIITTVIGNHMHRAHWKPIPCEGTLSVEEVHLRWPTELAINPLDNSLHIIDDHMILQMAPDGRVKVIAGRPLHCPSPLSGYDMELATYATLVMPQSIAFGAAGDLYVAESDSQRINRVRLITTDGKISLYAGAESKCNCLERGCDCFEADHFLASNSKFNTISAVAVSPDGIVHIADQANYRIRSVMASIPDASGAREYEIYSPDTQEIYIFNRFGQHIMTKNILTGENNYVFTYTVNTSNGKLSTVTDAAGNKVFLLRDYSSLVNSIENTKGQKCRLKMSRMKMLQELRTPDNFNVTFDYHGTTGLLKAKYDSTGRSYIYKYDEFGRLTSAVTPTGRIITLTFDLSLKGATVLVSENNKKPTSILIKGSSVNTRIGEAEKKTIISTDGSISSSMPWGHVISTDTVPYTILSEIDPILGESYPVPAKQRTEVGGDLANRFEWRYFLRRLQSNKGKSSKAVAQIGRKLRVNGENLLTLEYDRDTSTVAIFMDDKVELLNVTYDRMARPVRWGPRSGLFSEVELDYDRFNRLTSWRWGDLNETYGYDRAGRLHEIRYGDGSSLAYSFRDMFTSLPLKVTTPRGSDYLLDYDDSGALQNLTTPRGHIHTFALMTSLGYFKYQYFSPMNRHPYEILYNDDGHILAKIFPHQSGKILYVYDSSGKLETVLAGASAIRYVYHENSHLVKNVEITDPDYELRQDYKYHAGILKDEKMKFNSKSGLNNAHFKYQYDGNARLSTIDMNINSKEMPQLRLKYNQNLGILEAVSDLRIYRNTFNRSVMQDTSKQYFTITDYDDHGRIKTVLMNIKAFDVFRLELEYDVRNRIKSKKMMIGDTSSNERISYNYDGHLMEVVGSEDDWKYVYDENGNVIGVIEHGEKRYLGYDIGDRVVQYGDIEFSSYDGRGFVIRRAEQKYRYNSRGQFIHAFERDKFQVWYYYDARNRLVAWKDDKENITQFFYTNPQTPNLITHMHHPKTEKTVRFLYDQRNFLTCIETEDQRFYVATDHNGSPLVVFDINGEIVKEIKRSPFGKIVKDTNPGLYVPVDFQGGILDYNTNLIYLENRLYDPVVGQWMTPSWEHLATKLSLPTDIFIYRFRNNDPINRDQNVPYMTSLSSWLALYGYDLNKMMGSKYITDMIFTPKTSVTAPQLAPDFGVMSGLQCIIEKVNDKLADIEFVPTPLLKMEPITRNLLPRVSYKRGVFGEGVLISRVDGKAYISVADGANSVVEDVITTVFNNSYFLDVHFSIHDQDVFYFVKDNSLKIRDDMDELRRLSGKFNVSQDETNDQGLEVRVHAVGKGSAQAVIVLRYGVDPAQERVKLLKHAHKRAAARAWEREKALVAGGWEGSGVWSEEEKEELISHGVVDGWAARDVHSLARFPALADDPANIVFVRDARRKRRRSARARHRSALH, encoded by the exons GTTGTCTTCTAGAAGGGTCCCGACCCCCTCCCGATGTGCCCCCCCGCAACCCAACGATGTCTCGGCTAAACGGCCGCATCACTGGCAACCCAGCTGACTTGGGTGATTTTGAACCCTCGTGTCTTGTACGCACTCCTTCGGGAAACTTCTACGTGCCTTCAGGTGAACTGAACACGT GGGACATACAAAAGAATCCGTCTATGGACTATAAATCAAATTCGTCGTGTAGCAGTCCAGGTAAACAAGAAAAGGGAACGCTAGAAAGAATGGATCGTAGTGACAGACATCCAGCGTTCGGGGCGCCTGTCCCCGTGCTTCCCGTGAGGAACAACCTCCGCGCCACGCACTTCCCTCCAGCGGCCTCGAGGTTCCACTTCAGAAAAGGCCTATCTTCAAGATGTTCTTGGAAGTGTACTGCGATAGTGTTTATAGTGCTATTTGTTCTATTATTGTCTATTGCTTCTTATATGTCAG CTTCATATTTTACGGATAACTGGTCGTATGAAAATGCGAAACCATGTTCCGTAATCGTTGGAGACGTGGACAAATTCCAAGCGTCAAAAGCGACGACGCTTGAATCCAGTAATAAATCATTACCACGACCGCACCAGAGCTCGACGTCGTCAGCTACAG GTGCGCGAACATTCCCAGCGCAGTCTTTTCCGCCAGACGGGActacgttcaaacaaataactttaggtgaaaaattatcaaaagaaaTCCCTCCATATAGCTATTGGAACATGCAGTTCTATCAGTCAGAAGCCTCTTACGTGAAATTCGACTACATGATACCGAGAGGGGCTTCGATAGGCGTGTACGCGAGACGAAACGCTCTACCCACACATACACAGTATCACTTTTTGGAAGTTCTAAGCGGATTTAAGGCTAGAACTACGAGAGCCTCGCAC CCGTCCATTAAGAAGGAAGTGACGCATTACATGGAGCAAGGCCACTGGTTCCTGTCTCTGTACAACGACGACGGCGACCCGCAAGAGATCTCCTTCATAGCGATAATTGCAGATGATATGACGCACAACTGTCCGAATGGCTGCTCTGGGAAGGGAGAATGTTTGATGGGACACTGCCAATGTCAGCCTGGCTTTGGAGGAGACGATTGTAGTGAAA GTGTTTGTCCAGTGCTATGTAGTCAGCGAGGCGAGTACATCAACGGCGAGTGTCAGTGCAACCCGGGCTGGAAGGGCAAGGAGTGCTCGCTGCGGCACGACGAGTGTGAAGTGCCCGATTGTAACGGACATGGGCACTGTGTGAACGGAAAGTGCTCTTGTGTTAGGGGGTATAAAG GAAAGTTCTGTGCTGAGGTAGACTGTCCGCACCCCACATGCTCGGGGCACGGGTTCTGCATCGACGGTGCCTGCGTGTGCAAGAAGGGCTGGAAGGGCGGAGACTGCGCCACTATGGACACTGACGCTCTACAGTGCTTGCCTGATTGTTCTGGACATGGGGCCTTTGATGTGGAAACGCAGACTTGTACCTGCCATGCGAGATGGTCTGGAGAGGATTGTTCTAAAG AGGTGTGCGATCTTGACTGCGGTCCTCACGGGCGCTGTGTGGGCGAAGCTTGCGTGTGTGACCCCGGCTGGAGCGGCGAGTATTGTACCTCAAAGCTCTGCGATCCTCGCTGTAGTGACCACGGACAATGCAAGAATGGCACTTGTCTCTGCGTCTCTGGTTGGAATGGCCGACATTGTACCCTCGAAGGGTGTCCTAGAGGTTGTGCCGGCCATGGACAGTGCAGAGTGGCGAATGATGGCCATTGGGAGTGCAAATGTTTTGACGGCTGGGATGGCCCAGATTGTACCACGCTGAAGGAACAGATCTGTGACGATTCTAAGGATAATGATAAag ACGGCCTAGTGGACTGCGAAGACCCGGAATGCTGTCAAACAGCGGCCTGCAAGACTAGTCAGCTCTGCGTGTCCTCTCCCAAACCCACTGACATTCTCCTCCGAAAGCAACCGCCAGCTATCACTGCGTCATTCTTCGAACGAATGAAGTTCCTCATAGATGAGGGTAGTTTGCAAAACTACGCGAAACAAGAAACGTTTAACGAAAG TATGTTTTGGAACCACTTCAACACGAG TCGGTCAGCGGTAATCCGTGGTCGTGTGGTAACCTCCCTGGGGTCAGGGCTTGTGGGGGTGAGGGTCTCGACTTCCACCCCCCTGGAAGGTTTCACCCTCACACGGGAAGATGGCTGGTTCGACCTGCTGGTCAatgggggaggagctgtgactCTGCACTTTGGCAGGGCACCTTTCAAACGGTCTACGCAGGTCGTCTTCGTGCCCTGGAATGAG GTGGTAATAATCGACGAAGTAGTGATGACAACATCAGACGAAAAAAGCGGTACAGGTCCACCCGCGGCCTGCCTCGCGCATGACTACGATCTGATGAAGCCGGTTGTTCTTGCTACATGGAAGCATGGCTTCCAGGGCGCTTGTCCCGATAAAAGTGCTATTTTAGCTGAATCTCAG GTGGTCCAAGAGAGCCTACAAATCCCAGGAACAGGTCTAAACCTCGTCTACCACAGTTCACGAGCAGCCGGCTACTTATCCACTATCCAGCTCCAACTGACCCCTGAAAAAGTGCCCCCAACCCTTGCCCTTATACACTTAAGGATCACTATCGAAGGAATCCTCTTTGAGAAAACCTTTGAAGCAGACCCAGTTATCAAATTCACATACCCCTGGAATAGACTGAATGTATATAGACAGAGAGTGTATGGAGTAACTACCGCTTTAGTTAAAGTCGGTTATCAATACACGGATTGTAAGGATATCATTTGGAACGTACAGACGACCAAATTGAGCGGACATGATATGAGCATTTCTGATGTGGGTGGTTGGAATTTGGATATTCATCACAGATACAATTTCCATGAAG GTATCCTCCAAAAAGGCGACGGCACGAACATCTACCTGAAACACAAGCCCCGTCTCCTCATCACGGCACTCGGCGACGGGCGCCAGCGGGCACTCAGCTGCGGCGCCTGTCCCGCCAGACTGCTGGCGCCGGGGGCGCTGGCTGCGGCACCTGATGGGAGCCTGTTCGTTGGGGACTTCAACTTGGTGCGGAAATTGGCACCCGATGGCAGTGTGCACACTGTTGTCAAGCTTAA TGCGACCAGAGTATCGTACCGCTACCACATGGCTCTGTCCCCACTCGACGGCACGCTCTACATTTCGGACCCAGAATCCCATCAGATCATCAAAGTCCGCAACACAGATGACTATAGCGACCCTGAAAGAAACTGGGAAACCGTCGTTGGATCTGGTGAAAGATGTCTCCCTGGTGATGAAGCGCATTGTGGTGATGGAGCCCTAGCCAGAGACGCTAAACTAGCTTACCCTAAAGGTGTAGCTGTTTCCATAGACAATGTTCTATTCTTCGCTGATGGCACTAACATCAGAATGGTCGACAGAGATGGAATTATCACAACTGTGATCGGAAACCACATGCACAGAGCCCACTGGAAACCAATACCTTGTGAAGGCACGCTCAGTGTTGAAGAAGTGCACTTAAGATGGCCGACGGAATTGGCAATTAATCCTTTAGATAATAGCTTACATATTATTGACGATCATATGATTCTGCAAATGGCTCCAGATGGCAGAGTTAAAGTGATCGCTGGAAGACCGTTACACTGCCCGTCGCCATTATCTGGATATGATATGGAACTAGCGACATATGCAACTCTTGTAATGCCGCAAAGTATTGCGTTTGGAGCCGCTGGTGATTTGTATGTCGCTGAAAGTGATTCCCAAAGAATTAACAGAGTTAGATTGATAACAACTGATGGTAAGATATCTCTGTATGCTGGTGCCGAATCGAAGTGTAACTGTCTAGAAAGAGGCTGTGATTGCTTCGAAGCCGATCACTTCCTGGCTTCCAACTCCAAGTTTAACACGATCTCTGCAGTCGCGGTCAGTCCAGATGGTATCGTTCATATTGCTGACCAAGCTAACTATAGAATTCGATCTGTAATGGCCAGTATTCCTGACGCAAGTGGTGCTAGGGAGTACGAAATATATTCCCCAGACACGCAAGAAATTTACATCTTCAATAGATTCGGCCAACACATTATGACTAAGAACATTCTGACTGGAGAAAACAACTACGTATTTACATACACAGTCAATACAAGCAATGGTAAACTCAGTACTGTAACGGACGCCGCTGGGAACAAAGTTTTCTTACTACGCGACTATTCGAGCCTCGTTAACTCTATTGAAAATACTAAAGGCCAGAAATGCAGACTCAAAATGTCAAGAATGAAAATGCTGCAGGAGTTACGAACACCTGATAATTTCAATGTGACATTCGATTACCACGGCACTACAGGATTACTCAAAGCTAAATATGACAGCACTGGGCGCagttacatttacaaatacgaTGAATTCGGTAGATTAACATCAGCTGTAACGCCTACAGGAAGAATAATTACGTTAACATTCGATTTAAGCTTGAAGGGAGCAACTGTCCTGGTCAGTGAAAACAATAAGAAACCAACATCCATCTTGATCAAAGGCTCCTCTGTCAATACGAGAATAGGAGAAGCTGAGAAGAAGACAATAATTTCTACAGACGGTAGCATTTCATCAAGTATGCCTTGGGGTCATGTGATATCAACCGATACAGTTCCATATACAATACTATCAGAAATCGACCCCATATTAGGAGAAAGCTATCCCGTACCAGCTAAACAAAGAACTGAAGTAGGCGGTGACTTGGCAAACAGATTCGAATGGAGATATTTCTTGCGAAGGTTACAGTCAAACAAAGGAAAGAGTAGCAAAGCAGTCGCTCAAATCGGTCGAAAGTTGAGAGTTAACGGAGAAAATCTGCTTACGCTTGAATATGATAGGGACACTTCAACGGTGGCTATATTTATGGACGATAAAGTAGAATTGTTGAACGTCACATATGACAGGATGGCCAGGCCAGTGCGTTGGGGACCGAGAAGCGGTTTATTCTCGGAAGTAGAACTAGACTACGATAGATTCAACAGACTAACCAGTTGGAGATGGGGAGATCTAAATGAAACATATGGGTACGACAGAGCAGGCAGATTGCACGAAATACGTTATGGAGACGGTTCATCTTTGGCTTATTCCTTCCGAGATATGTTTACAAGTCTACCGCTTAAAGTTACGACACCAAGAGGCAGTGATTATCTCCTTGATTATGACGATTCTGGTGCCCTGCAAAACCTCACCACACCTCGAGGGCACATTCATACCTTTGCATTGATGACATCACTTGGCTACTTCAAATATCAATACTTCTCACCAATGAACAGGCATCCATACGAAATTCTATACAACGACGATGGACACATATTGGCAAAGATATTCCCGCATCAATCTGGTAAAATCCTCTACGTCTACGACAGTTCTGGAAAATTAGAAACGGTATTGGCTGGCGCATCTGCTATACGCTATGTGTATCATGAAAACAGTCATCTAGTCAAGAATGTTGAAATAACCGACCCAGATTATGAACTTAGACAAGATTACAAATATCACGCTGGTATTCTGAAAGACGAAAAGATGAAATTCAACTCAAAGAGCGGTCTCAACAATGCCCATTTCAAATACCAGTACGATGGCAACGCGCGACTTTCCACAATTGACATGAACATCAACAGTAAAGAAATGCCACAACTGCGACTGAAATATAACCAGAACTTGGGTATTCTCGAAGCTGTCAGTGATTTAAGAATCTATAGGAATACCTTCAACCGTTCTGTGATGCAAGACACGAGCAAACAATACTTTACGATCACCGACTACGACGATCACGGTAGAATTAAGACCGTGCTCATGAATATAAAGGCTTTCGACGTGTTCCGACTTGAATTGGAATATGACGTCAGAAACCgtattaaatctaaaaagaTGATGATTGGCGATACTTCATCTAACGAACGAATTAGTTACAACTACGATGGACATTTAATGGAAGTTGTGGGATCAGAAGACGATTGGAAATACGTCTATGATGAGAATGGCAATGTTATTGGTGTTATTGAGCATGGAGAGAAACGTTATCTCGGCTATGATATTGGTGACAGAGTAGTACAATACGGCGATATTGAATTCAGTAGCTATGACGGTAGAGGCTTTGTTATACGTCGCGCTGAACAAAAATACAGGTACAATTCTCGAGGACAATTCATACACGCCTTCGAAAGGGATAAGTTCCAAGTGTGGTACTATTATGACGCTAGAAATAGACTAGTCGCTTGGAAGGACGATAAGGAAAACATCACGCAGTTCTTCTACACCAATCCTCAAACGCCGAACTTGATAACTCATATGCACCATCCGAAAACAGAAAAGACAGTACGATTCTTGTATGATCAACGCAACTTCCTCACGTGTATTGAAACTGAAGACCAGCGCTTCTACGTCGCAACTGACCACAACGGTTCTCCTCTGGTCGTGTTTGATATTAACGGTGAAATCGTTAAGGAAATCAAGCGTAGCCCATTTGGAAAAATTGTCAAGGACACCAATCCTGGCCTCTATGTACCTGTGGACTTCCAAGGTGGCATTTTAGATTACAATACCAATCTGATATACCTTGAGAACCGTTTATACGATCCGGTCGTAGGACAATGGATGACACCGAGCTGGGAACACCTTGCTACTAAACTGAGTCTTCCAACGGACATATTTATCTACAGATTTAGGAACAACGACCCCATTAATCGAGACCAGAATGTTCCGTATATGACCAGTTTGTCAAGTTGGCTTGCACTATACGGCTACGATTTGAACAAAATGATGGGATCCAAATACATAACTGATATGATCTTTACGCCGAAGACGTCTGTAACTGCTCCTCAACTTGCTCCAGACTTCGGTGTTATGTCTGGATTGCAGTGTATCATTGAAAAG gtaAATGATAAACTGGCAGATATCGAATTTGTACCTACACCATTATTGAAGATGGAGCCCATAACAAGAAATCTTCTGCCAAGAGTTTCCTACAAGCGAGGAGTGTTTGGTGAAGGAGTTCTTATCTCAAGAGTAGACGGCAAAGCTTACATCAGTGTAGCTGATGGAGCTAACAGCGTTGTGGAAGATGTTATTACCACCGTCTTCAATAACTCCTACTTCTTGGACGTACACTTCAGTATCCACGATCAGGACGTTTTCTACTTCGTGAAGGACAATTCATTGAAGATTAGAGACGATATGGATGAATTACGACGACTTTCCGGCAAGTTTAATGTATCACAAGATGAGACTAATGACCAAGGATTAGAG GTACGCGTGCATGCAGTGGGCAAGGGCTCAGCGCAGGCTGTGATAGTGCTGCGGTACGGCGTGGACCCGGCACAGGAGCGCGTGAAGCTGCTGAAGCACGCGCACAAGCGGGCGGCGGCGCGCGCGTGGGAGCGGGAGAAGGCGCTGGTGGCGGGCGGGTGGGAGGGGAGCGGCGTGTGGAGCGAGGAGGAGAAGGAGGAGCTCATCTCGCACGGCGTCGTGGACGGCTGGGCCGCGCGCGACGTGCACTCGCTGGCCAGGTTCCCCGCGCTGGCCGACGACCCCGCCAACATCGTGTTCGTGCGCGACGCGCGCCGCAAGCGCCGCCGGAGCGCCCGCGCGCGGCACCGCTCTGCACTGCACTGA